Below is a genomic region from Venenivibrio stagnispumantis.
AATTGTAGATAGTTTTATGCTTATTTCTACTTTTATTCTTGGTGTTTGGGTTTCTAAAAGATTTTTTGGTCTTGATGATAAGATGAGTTATCTAATTGCTTCCGGTAGTTCAATATGTGGAGCATCTGCTGTGCTTGCTACTGCTCCTATTGTTAAATCTGAACTTCATCATGCGGCTATGGCTGTAGCAACAGTCACTATTTTTGGGACAATTTCTATGTTTTTATATCCTGTTGTTTATAAAGCCGGTTTACTTCTTGATTTTGATGATATTAGATACGGAATATTTACAGGAGCAACAGTTCATGAAGTTGCTCAGGTTGTAGCAGCATCATTTACTATATCTGAAATGGCAGGAAATACTGCAACTATTGTAAAACTTACAAGGGTTATGATGCTTGCACCACTTTTATTAGTTTTAAGTTTTTATTTTGCTATGAAACATTCTACCCATGGAGTAAATTTAAGAGAAATTCCTATTCCTTGGTTTGTATTTGGATTTATAGCTGTAGTAGGATTAAACTCTCTTAATATAATACCAAAAGATGTTGTAAATATATTAAACACAATAGATACATTTTTGCTTACGGTAGCAATGGTTGCAATGGGATTAGAAACTAAT
It encodes:
- a CDS encoding YeiH family protein, with protein sequence MQYLGGIIFTSVLALISMFLSGLPIIKNTVNFSPLIIAILIGVAIGNIFKMPDILKPGITFSLKRILRLAIILLGFRLTFQNVIDVGLEGLIVDSFMLISTFILGVWVSKRFFGLDDKMSYLIASGSSICGASAVLATAPIVKSELHHAAMAVATVTIFGTISMFLYPVVYKAGLLLDFDDIRYGIFTGATVHEVAQVVAASFTISEMAGNTATIVKLTRVMMLAPLLLVLSFYFAMKHSTHGVNLREIPIPWFVFGFIAVVGLNSLNIIPKDVVNILNTIDTFLLTVAMVAMGLETNINKMKGVGMKPIFAAFIVFLYLFIGGIIVVKVVHSIL